The Bacteroidales bacterium DNA window TCTCGGTAACGGTTCTCAATTAGGGATAAAAATAGAATATGCAATTCAGCCTTCACCCGACGGATTAGCCCAAGCATTTATTATCGGAGAAAAGTTTATAGGAAAAGATAACGTATGCTTAATTTTAGGAGATAACTTGTTTTACGGTTTCGGTTTTTCCGGTATTTTAGAGGAGTCTGCGAAAATTAAATCAGGAGCAATTGTATTCGGCTACTATGTGAAACGCCCTAAAAGGTATGGAGTTGTTGAGTTTGATAACAAAGGAAATGTTTTATCTCTTGAAGAAAAGCCCGAAAATCCGAAATCAAACTATGCAGTAACCGGATTATATTTTTACGATAATTCAGTTGTTCAAAAAGCCAAGAACTTAAAACCCTCTGAAAGAGGAGAGTTAGAGATTACAGATTTGAACAAACTTTTTCTGGAAGAAAATAAACTTCAAGTGAAATTATTAGGCAGAGGAATGGCGTGGTTAGATACAGGAACCCATGAAAGTTTATTGCAGGCCTCAAATTTTATTGCAACAATCGAATTCCGACAAGGGTTAAAAGTAGCATGTATTGAAGAAATTGCCTTCGGAAAAGGGTTTATAGATGAAAAACAAATACGACAATTGGGCAGCAAAATGAAAAATAATAATTACGGACAATATTTGTTGGATATTGCAGACGGAAAAGTAAAAACTTATCAATATTGATTCATATAATAAAAGAAAAAACATATCGTTTAACAATATGGAGATTATAAATACCGGAATAGATGATTTATTTGTAATTATTCCGAAAATATTTGAAGATAACAGAGGTTATTTTTTTGAAAGTTATAATAAAACAAAATTTGAAAAAGAAGGAATGATTTATAACTTTATCCAAGATAATCAGTCAATGTCTAAGTATGGAACAATCAGGGGGTTGCATTTTCAAGCTAAGCCTTTTGCACAAGCAAAATTAGTTCGTGTGTTAAGCGGAAACATCCTTGATGTTGCCGTTGATTTAAGACATGAGAAATCTTCTTTCGGAAAAGTATTTTCCGTTGAATTGAACGGAGAAAATAAAAAACAGTTACTTATCCCCGAAGGATTTGCTCACGGATTTTCTGTTTTAAGTGAAACTGCTGTTGTTTCTTATAAAATAAATAATATTTACAAACCTGATTTTGAGCAAGCAATTAAATTTGATGACAAGATATTAGATATTGATTGGAAGGTTGAAAATGAAAAAATAATTGTATCTGAAAAAGACAGAAGAAACGACAACTTTGACATAAGTAAAATATATTTTTAGTTAATTTATTTTATTTTTAAAATTAAAAAAGCTAAATTTGTCAATATAATTAGAAACTATAATATTTATACTATGAGATTTTTAACCTATTTAACAGCATTTTTATTTGTATTCAATATTTCTTCTGCGCAAGATCAAGGACCTGAAATGGTTTTAGTAGAAGGCGGAGATTTTTATATGGGAAATGATTATAGTGCAAATTCCGATGAAAGACCGGAACATAAAGTAACATTAAACTCGTTTTTTATGTCAAAATATGAAGTGACGGTTGCTGAATATGCAAATTTTTGCAGAGTTACAGGCCACAAACTTCCTGACGGAGAAGAGCGAAGCCCTATAAATAATATAACTTGGGAAGATGCTGTTATGTATTGTAACTGGTTAAGCCGTGCAAGTCGATTAGAAAAATGTTACGATTTAAAAAGAGACAGTAACAGGTTTACGGCTATTTTTATACCGGGAGCAAACGGCTATCGATTACCTACAGAAGCAGAATGGGAATATGCTGCAAGAGGCGGAATGAAATCAAAAGCCTATGCTTTCAGCGGAAGCCACGATTTAGATGAAGTTGCTTGGAGCATAAATAATTCAGGAAATACATCCCATGAAATAGGACAAAAAAAACCTAATGAATTAGGAATTTATGATATGACCGGAAATGCTATGGAATGGTGTTATGACTGGTATGAAGTTGATTATTATGAAAATTCGCCGGCAGATAATCCTTCAGGACCGGGAACAGGTGTAAGTAAAGTATGCAGAGGCGGTAACTTTATGTGTCGCCCGGATGTTTTAAGAAACAGCAGAAGATTTAACTTAGAACCAAGTCAAGAAGAAGGGCTTGCAGGAATAAGATTAGTAAAAAATCAATAACATCTATTAAATTAATAAAATGAGCAGTCTGAAAAGACTGCTTTTTTTGTAATATGAAAATGTTTCAGCATAAATTTACTGATGAGAAGAAATCAGTAAAAAAAGATATAAAAAATATTAAGTTAAACAGACTTCCGATAATTGTAATACTCGACAGAATTACGGATATCGGAAATGCAGGAATGATTTTTAGGCTTGCAGATGCCTTAAGAATAAAAAAAGTTTACCTTTATAAATATGATAAAGAATTTAATGTCAGATTATTATATAAAAAATCAAGAGCAACAATAAATTATGTTGATTTTGAGTATCTTAACAACATTAAGAAAATTATTAAATTAAAAGAAGATTATAAATTAATTACTTTAGACAAAACAAATAAAAGCACGCCTTATTACGTGTATAATAATTCAACTCCGACCTGTCTTATTCTCGGAGCTGAAAGAACAGGGGTTTCACAAGAATTAATTGAAATTTCAGATTTTTCACTACATTTACCGATGAACGGAATTAATACATCAATTAATGTCGCAACCGCTGCAAGTGTTGTATTATATCATATTGCTGATAATCTAAATAAGAAATAATGGAAAATTTTACAGTATTTAACCCTACACAATTACATTTCGGAAAAGATGTAATTAATAATTTGCCCGAAACAATTAAAAAGTATGCAAAAAAAATTCTTTTAATTTACGGAAAAGGTTCAGTAGTTAAAAACGGTTACTATAAATTAATTACCGAAAAATTAAAAAATGCAGGAATTGAAATTGCAGAATATTCAGGAATAAAACCCAATCCTGTTCAAACTGATGTTGAAAAAGCAATTCAGCTCGGTATTAAAGAAAATGTAGAACTAATACTTGCTCTCGGCGGCGGAAGTGTAATTGATTCGTCAAAAGTAGTTGCTTTGTGTATTCCCGAAAATTTAAATGCCTGGGATGTTGTAACAGGAAAAACAATACCTCAAAAAGCATTGCCTGTTATTACAATCTTAACTTTAGCCGCAACAGGAACTGAAATGAATCAATTTGCTGTTTTACAGAATCATACTACAAATGAAAAACTCGGATTCAGAAATAATTT harbors:
- the rfbA gene encoding glucose-1-phosphate thymidylyltransferase RfbA, yielding MKGIILAGGSGTRLYPITKSISKQMLPIYDKPMIYYPLSNLMSAGIKEILIISTPEDINHFKNLLGNGSQLGIKIEYAIQPSPDGLAQAFIIGEKFIGKDNVCLILGDNLFYGFGFSGILEESAKIKSGAIVFGYYVKRPKRYGVVEFDNKGNVLSLEEKPENPKSNYAVTGLYFYDNSVVQKAKNLKPSERGELEITDLNKLFLEENKLQVKLLGRGMAWLDTGTHESLLQASNFIATIEFRQGLKVACIEEIAFGKGFIDEKQIRQLGSKMKNNNYGQYLLDIADGKVKTYQY
- the rfbC gene encoding dTDP-4-dehydrorhamnose 3,5-epimerase, whose product is MEIINTGIDDLFVIIPKIFEDNRGYFFESYNKTKFEKEGMIYNFIQDNQSMSKYGTIRGLHFQAKPFAQAKLVRVLSGNILDVAVDLRHEKSSFGKVFSVELNGENKKQLLIPEGFAHGFSVLSETAVVSYKINNIYKPDFEQAIKFDDKILDIDWKVENEKIIVSEKDRRNDNFDISKIYF
- a CDS encoding formylglycine-generating enzyme family protein, whose product is MRFLTYLTAFLFVFNISSAQDQGPEMVLVEGGDFYMGNDYSANSDERPEHKVTLNSFFMSKYEVTVAEYANFCRVTGHKLPDGEERSPINNITWEDAVMYCNWLSRASRLEKCYDLKRDSNRFTAIFIPGANGYRLPTEAEWEYAARGGMKSKAYAFSGSHDLDEVAWSINNSGNTSHEIGQKKPNELGIYDMTGNAMEWCYDWYEVDYYENSPADNPSGPGTGVSKVCRGGNFMCRPDVLRNSRRFNLEPSQEEGLAGIRLVKNQ